Part of the Flavobacteriales bacterium genome is shown below.
CCACCAGCGTTCCGAAGAACCAGTAAACACGCGTTCGGTAGGAGAGGACGATCTCAATGATCTTGGAAATGAAGGTCTGTGAATACTTTCGGTCCAAGTGCTTCACGTGGCGCGCTTTCGGTCCTTTCAGGAAGCTGAAAACGATCGGCACCAACAGCAGCGAAAGCACGAAAATGCACATGATGGAAGCTGCGGCCACCACTCCGAATTCCTTCATCACCGAACTTTCCACAACCGTAAAAGTGGCGAAGCCTGCGGCCGTGGTGGCGTTGGTCAAAAGCGTGGCCTTACCCACCTTTCGCACCACGCGTTGCAGTCCTTTTATCTTGTTTCCGTGCAAGCGGTATTCTGTGTGGTATTTGTTCAGCAGGAAGATGCAATTGGCCACACCGATCACAATGATCAGCGGTGGAACAAGTCCCGTAAGAATGGATAGCTGAAAGCCGAGAATGGACACAAAACCGATGGACCACAGCGAGCCGATGGCCACCACCAGCATGGCCACCATCACCACTTTGAACGAGCGGAAGAAAATGAACATGATAAGCGCGGTGACAAGCAGCGCGTACAGAATGAACAGGAACATTTCCGACTCCACGATCTTGGCCAGCAGACTGCGGATGTACGGCATGCCCGAATAGCGCAATTTCGCTCCTAACCGACCTTCGTATTTCTCGCCTGTTTTGATGATCTGGTTGGTGAGCCCAACGCGCTTCTTGCTGTCCAGCACTTTGGCGTTCATCGTTATCGCCATCACCGAGATGTGCGATTCATCATCCCAAAGCATTTTGTCGTAGAACTTGAGATCGATGATCTGCTGTTTGATGGAGTCCAATTCCGCCTGTGAGGTTGCTTCACCGTCTTTCAGCAACTTGAAATCGAAGCGTTTCAGACTATCATTCCTAACCAAATGATAACATCGGGCAGAGGAGATCACCTGCTCAATTCCATCCAGATTGCGGATGTCCTCGCCCAGTTCGTACCACGCATTGTAGATGTCTTTGGTAAAGAGTTTCTCCTGCTGAATGCCGATCACCAGCACATCGCCATCCTCTCCGAACTGCTTCTTAAAAGCCTTGTAATTGATCAGCGTGCTGTCCGTAGCAGGTAGCAGCGCAGCAAAATCATAGCGGATCTTGACCGAAGTGGCCATGTATCCCATCAAAACCGTGATGAGGCCGATAACCACCAGAATGGCTATGCGGTTCTTAAGAATGATGTGCGCTACACGCTCCCACATTTTCGCTACTGAAACTCAGTCTGTTGGTGGATTTTTTGGGGTTGCGAAGCTAAGAAAATCACGTAGCCAACGCAACGGATCTTGTCACACGAAAGACCGAACTGAAACTGCCTTTAACCGAGGAAAGTCAATTCCTTACCTTCGCGGCCAATGCGCCACGTTTCCGAAATAGCCTTCACCGATCCGGTTTTCAAAGACCGTTCGGGTTCTGGTTTCACCAAGTTCATGATGCGCTACATCCGCGATGAGCGCGATATCGTGTTCATTCACCTCATTCTCAAGATTCTGTTGGTGATCGTTCCGATCGCGGTGTATCTGTATCTGCCAGGAAGGTTCAATTGGTGGATTGCCTCGGCTTATTTGGCCATCAACTGGGCGTTCTTCACACCGCCCTACATTCTCATGCTTCATTGCACCAGCCACCGGCCGCTGTTTCAGCGCAAGTACGATTGGATGAACAAGATCATTCCGTGGTTCTTGGGTCCGTTCTTTGGCGAAACGCCCGAAACGTATTTCGGCCATCACATGGGCATGCATCATCCAGAAAATAACCTGCGCGAAGACCTCAGTAGCACCATCGAGTACCAGCGCGACAGTTTTGGTGATTTCATGAAGTATTTCCTACGGTTCTTCACCTTGGGAATGATTGATCTGACCAATTATTTCACACGGAAAAAGCGGTTCAAACTGCGCAAGAACACGGTGCTTGGCGAATTGAGCTGGTACGCGTTTGTAATTGCGATGAGTTTCGTGAACTGGCAAGCGACCTTGGCCGTTTTCATCATCCCGTTCGTATTCACGCGTTTTATGATGATGGCAGGAAACTGGGGACAGCACGCCTTTGTGGATGCCGATGCACCCGCGAACTGCTACCGCAACAGCATTACGTGCATTGAGGTCTCATACAACAAGCGGTGCTTCAACGATGGGTATCACATCATCCATCACATAAAACCCAGCATGCATTACACCGAAATGGCCAAGGAGTTCCGCGACCATTTGGATGACTATGCCCGCGAAAAGGCCATCGTGTTCGAAGGCATCGATTTCTTCATTGTGTGGTTCTTTCTTATGACGCACAATTACAAGGCGCTGGCCAAGCGGTTCGTTCGGTTGGATGATTCGCTGAAGACCGATGAAGACGTCATCGCCTTTCTGAAAAGCAGAACGAAGCGGCTGCCAGAAGATAAGTTGGTGTAAGCCTCATTTCAGAATTCATTAATTCTTCACGGAAAACTGTAACACTCGTTGGTTGGCTTTGCCGTAAGATTGCATGACACAATCCTAAAAGAATGAAGCCATGAAGAATGTGATCTTACTATTCAGCGTAGCCATTGCGCTCACTTTTTTGAATTCCTGCAAGAAGGATGAAACGGCCACAGGCGATTTCACGCTGACGAGCATTGCCGTTTCCAACGGAGAACTTTTGGACGATTACAAGTGTGAGCAAAAAGTGAACGACATTGAGGCTTCGATTCCGCTTTCGTGGTCGAATGTTCCAGAAGGAACAGGCTCGTTGGCGGTATCGATGGTCCATTATCCCAACCCGAACGACCTTGCGCATCCGAACAGCTACCTCGTGCTTTGGGACATCGATCCATCGGTCACTTCTATCGCGCATGGCGCTGCCGATGATGGCCCGTGGTTCATGGGTTCGAACAAGGATGGTACGGCCATTTCCTACACTTCGCCCTGTTCGCCAGATGCTGGTTCGCACGAATACACCATTACCATCTACGCACTTTCGGAAACGCCTGCAAGTCTTCCATCCAACAGTAGCATCGATGTGACGTACAACGTGCTGATGGACGCGATTTCAACCGTGACCATCGTGGATCAGGCTTCGCTCACATTTGTAAGCATCACGGAGTAAGCGAAGTCGATCGATTCACCTTTTTGAGGTATTGCTTACCGCAGTTGGCACAGATATTTTTGGTCTGTGCAATCGAAACCGCAGCAAATAGATGAGGTACGGGAACCGTTCGCGTTCACGGATTTTCATGTTTTCGAGTTCAAGAAGAAGAAAAAGAAGCAGTGCTGCGAGAAGTACAAGCGCAAAGGCAAGCGTTGCGGTTCGTGTCCGCTGAAGAGTTGTGCTTAGTCGCTGTAGCTGTAATGACCTGTTATCTGGAAGTTGAAAAGGCAATCTTCCAGCACTTGGCCTGCGCCAATGTTGTGAACGACCATTGGCCGCTTGCCGTCTGACGAATGCTGGTCTACCACAATTCCAATGTGCGTGATACCTCCGCCCAAATTCCAAGTAACGATGTCGCCTGCTTGGTAATCGGCAGCGTTTTTGGAAACGGCTTTCACCGTTCCGTGACGTTCAAAGAACTTCATCAAGTTCGGAACCCTTCGGTGATCGATGTTCGAATCGGTGGATTTCAGTCCCCAATTTTTCGGGTAGAGGTTGAAATTGGCTTTCATGTCTTCATGAACCAATTTCTGCAGGTCGATGCCAAGTTTTCGGTAAGCGCGAATGACCACATCGGTGCAAACGCCCTTGTCGCGCGGAACATCCCCGTTAGGATAATCGATCTTGAAATAACTCGGGTCGTAGGTCACTTTCTGTTTGGTGAGTTCGGTGGCTGCGGCTGAAAGACGTGCATTTTGGGCAGAGATTGCCAAACTCGAAAGCGCAAGAAAAAGGGTAAAGAATATTCGCATCGATTGAATAACGTAGTATTGTATGAATGAAACGACTTTTGGTTTTTCTGGTCGTTCTGACCACAACTTTCAACGCCATGGCTACCATCAATATTGTAAACAAGGAAGTAAACGGATTCACCTTTAAGTGCCGTGTGGCTGGAGACACTTCGGGCGAGCCTGTGATTCTCTTGCATGGTTTTCCAGAAACATCCCACATGTGGATTCCGTTGATGGAACGTCTTTCAGAAAATGGCTACTACTGCATTGCACCCGATCAGCGTGGTTACAGTCCGCAGGCCAGACCAACGGATGTAAAAGCATACGAGATAGAGGAACTGGTTTCGGATGTGGTGGGATTAGCTGATGCTTTCGGTTTCGAGAAGTTCCAACTTATTGGGCACGATTGGGGTTCGGCTGTTGGTTGGGGAGTGGTGGCCTATCATCCCGATAGGGTAAAGAGCTGGACTGCACTTTCTGTTCCGCACTTAAAAGCTTTTAGCGATGCAGTTCGGTTCGATAAGAAACAGAAGAAGATGAGCCAGTACATGGGCTTTTTCCAACTGCGCGGAATTCCAGAGTGGTTCATGCTTCGGAAAGACCGCAAAATGCTGAAAGGAACATGGCGTTCAAGTTCAGAAGAAGAAAAGCTAGATTACTTGGATGTGATCGGCAACAAACCTGGACTGAAAGCTGCTCTGGCCTGGTATCGTGCCAATTATAAAGTCCTTAAAAAAGGGCAGAAAATGGATAATTATCTGGAAGTAAAAACACCAACATTATTGCTTTGGGGCAAGAAGGATTTTGCCATTGGGCCTGTTGGTGTGGAAGGAACTGCCCAGTACATGAAAGGCGAGTACAAGCGGGTTGATCTGGATGCGAGTCATTGGTTGATCCAAGAAGATTTTGAAGGATGTGCAGTTCCCATTTTGGAGCATCTGAACAGCCACAAGTAATGCCGCTTATCGAAGACAAACAGGTTGGAAACAACCGCCTTGGCCTGTGGCGAATAGATGGCTCGGAAATCCGATTTGAAAAAGATTTTCCCGAATTGGCTATGCAACTTTCCGTCCGCCATCCAAGAACGCAATTGCAGCGTTATGCTTCGCGATTACTTATTGCTGAAATGCTGGGCGAAATGCCCGAAGTTTCAAAA
Proteins encoded:
- a CDS encoding alpha/beta fold hydrolase, which produces MKRLLVFLVVLTTTFNAMATINIVNKEVNGFTFKCRVAGDTSGEPVILLHGFPETSHMWIPLMERLSENGYYCIAPDQRGYSPQARPTDVKAYEIEELVSDVVGLADAFGFEKFQLIGHDWGSAVGWGVVAYHPDRVKSWTALSVPHLKAFSDAVRFDKKQKKMSQYMGFFQLRGIPEWFMLRKDRKMLKGTWRSSSEEEKLDYLDVIGNKPGLKAALAWYRANYKVLKKGQKMDNYLEVKTPTLLLWGKKDFAIGPVGVEGTAQYMKGEYKRVDLDASHWLIQEDFEGCAVPILEHLNSHK
- a CDS encoding MMPL family transporter, producing the protein MWERVAHIILKNRIAILVVIGLITVLMGYMATSVKIRYDFAALLPATDSTLINYKAFKKQFGEDGDVLVIGIQQEKLFTKDIYNAWYELGEDIRNLDGIEQVISSARCYHLVRNDSLKRFDFKLLKDGEATSQAELDSIKQQIIDLKFYDKMLWDDESHISVMAITMNAKVLDSKKRVGLTNQIIKTGEKYEGRLGAKLRYSGMPYIRSLLAKIVESEMFLFILYALLVTALIMFIFFRSFKVVMVAMLVVAIGSLWSIGFVSILGFQLSILTGLVPPLIIVIGVANCIFLLNKYHTEYRLHGNKIKGLQRVVRKVGKATLLTNATTAAGFATFTVVESSVMKEFGVVAAASIMCIFVLSLLLVPIVFSFLKGPKARHVKHLDRKYSQTFISKIIEIVLSYRTRVYWFFGTLVVVGIYGITLITSDGKIVDDFPKGHHVLEDLAFFEDHLNGVMPFEIEINALKPGKAISPATLKRIDQLEEAMAEYPEFSRAVSIAEIVKSLKQAYYGGLPSKYSLPNGSERGFILSYANNGNTGNGRELLNSFIDSAQQVTRVSFQMKDVGTEKLENLLAEIQPKVDSIFNPEKYKTLITGTSVVYLRGTEYLVKNLFVSLGIAVVLISLLMAYMFRSWRMVAVSLIPNIIPLILTGALMGFLGITIKPSTILVFSIAFGISVDDTIHFLAKYRQELEANNWKIKRSVILALREVGISMAYTSIVLFFGFSIFNMSTFGGTKALGLLVSITLLVAMFSNLILLPSLLLTLERSMTIKYFKNADLDSYDPEDDPEKELSVQNHSA
- a CDS encoding DUF1287 domain-containing protein, which gives rise to MRIFFTLFLALSSLAISAQNARLSAAATELTKQKVTYDPSYFKIDYPNGDVPRDKGVCTDVVIRAYRKLGIDLQKLVHEDMKANFNLYPKNWGLKSTDSNIDHRRVPNLMKFFERHGTVKAVSKNAADYQAGDIVTWNLGGGITHIGIVVDQHSSDGKRPMVVHNIGAGQVLEDCLFNFQITGHYSYSD
- a CDS encoding fatty acid desaturase produces the protein MRHVSEIAFTDPVFKDRSGSGFTKFMMRYIRDERDIVFIHLILKILLVIVPIAVYLYLPGRFNWWIASAYLAINWAFFTPPYILMLHCTSHRPLFQRKYDWMNKIIPWFLGPFFGETPETYFGHHMGMHHPENNLREDLSSTIEYQRDSFGDFMKYFLRFFTLGMIDLTNYFTRKKRFKLRKNTVLGELSWYAFVIAMSFVNWQATLAVFIIPFVFTRFMMMAGNWGQHAFVDADAPANCYRNSITCIEVSYNKRCFNDGYHIIHHIKPSMHYTEMAKEFRDHLDDYAREKAIVFEGIDFFIVWFFLMTHNYKALAKRFVRLDDSLKTDEDVIAFLKSRTKRLPEDKLV